In Pectobacterium aroidearum, the following are encoded in one genomic region:
- the brnQ gene encoding branched-chain amino acid transport system II carrier protein — MSHRLTSKDIVALGFMTFALFVGAGNIIFPPMVGLQSGEHVWTAAIGFLLTAVGLPVLTVIALARVGGGVDALSSPIGKKAGVVLATVCYLAVGPLFATPRTATVSFEVGLAPLVGNGASPLLIYSLIYFAIVIAISLYPGKLLDTVGHVLAPLKIIALAVLGIAAVLWPAGTPIPATEAYEQLPFSNGFVNGYLTMDTLGAMVFGIVIVNAARSRGVSSPMLLTRYTMWAGLIAGIGLTLVYLSLFQLGSVSGELVPQAQNGAEILHAYVQHSFGNMGSSFLALLIFIACLVTAVGLTCACAEFFAQYLPLSYRTLVFVLGIFSMVVSNLGLSHLIQLSIPVLTAIYPPCIILVLLSFTLRWWNSASRIVAPVMLVSLLFGMIDGIKSSAFKSLLPEWSLNLPLSEQGLAWLPPSLLILLVAVIYDRVCGRQEVTVHQ, encoded by the coding sequence ATGAGTCATCGTTTAACGTCCAAAGATATTGTGGCATTGGGTTTTATGACCTTTGCTTTATTCGTGGGGGCTGGAAATATTATTTTCCCGCCTATGGTGGGATTACAGTCGGGAGAGCACGTTTGGACGGCGGCGATCGGCTTCCTGCTGACCGCAGTTGGTCTACCGGTGTTGACCGTGATCGCACTGGCTCGGGTTGGCGGTGGCGTAGATGCGCTCAGCTCGCCGATTGGTAAAAAAGCGGGCGTGGTTCTGGCCACGGTCTGCTATCTGGCCGTTGGGCCACTGTTCGCTACGCCGCGTACGGCAACCGTGTCGTTTGAAGTCGGCTTGGCTCCTTTGGTCGGCAACGGAGCGTCTCCGCTGCTGATTTATAGCCTGATTTACTTTGCCATTGTTATCGCGATTTCTCTGTATCCGGGCAAACTGCTGGATACGGTTGGTCATGTGCTCGCGCCGCTGAAGATCATTGCGCTGGCGGTATTGGGTATTGCGGCGGTGCTGTGGCCTGCGGGTACGCCAATTCCCGCGACGGAAGCGTATGAGCAACTGCCGTTCTCCAATGGCTTCGTCAACGGCTATCTGACGATGGATACGCTGGGCGCGATGGTCTTTGGTATCGTGATCGTCAATGCGGCGCGCTCACGCGGGGTGTCAAGCCCTATGCTGTTGACGCGTTACACGATGTGGGCGGGCTTGATTGCCGGTATTGGCCTGACTCTCGTCTATTTGAGTTTGTTCCAGCTTGGTTCCGTCAGTGGCGAACTGGTGCCGCAGGCGCAGAACGGCGCTGAAATTCTCCATGCCTATGTACAACACTCGTTTGGCAATATGGGGAGCAGCTTCCTGGCGTTGTTAATCTTTATCGCCTGTCTGGTGACGGCGGTGGGGCTAACCTGTGCCTGCGCTGAATTCTTTGCGCAATACCTGCCGTTGTCTTACCGCACGCTGGTGTTTGTGCTGGGCATCTTCTCAATGGTGGTGTCTAACCTGGGTCTTAGCCATCTGATCCAACTTTCTATTCCTGTACTGACAGCGATTTATCCGCCATGTATCATTCTGGTTTTATTGAGCTTTACGCTGCGCTGGTGGAATAGCGCTTCACGTATTGTGGCGCCCGTCATGCTCGTCAGTCTGTTATTTGGCATGATTGATGGTATAAAATCGTCGGCTTTCAAATCGCTGTTGCCAGAGTGGAGCCTCAACCTGCCGCTGAGTGAGCAAGGGTTGGCATGGTTGCCACCGTCACTGCTGATTTTGCTGGTCGCGGTGATTTACGACAGAGTGTGTGGTCGTCAGGAAGTTACGGTACATCAATAA
- a CDS encoding cobalamin-independent methionine synthase II family protein has protein sequence MANTLSPFRADIVGSFLRPDAIKQARLQHQAGEIDDIALRNIEDREILRVVEKQREAGLQIVTDGELRRAWWHFDFFADLHGVERYEADHGIQFNGIQTKSHAIRVVDKVSFNPQHPMLDHFRYLNSISGDAVAKMTIPSPSVMHFRGGRKAIDATVYPDLADYFDDLAQTWRDAIHAFYDAGCRFLQLDDTVWAYLCSDDQKRQIRERGEDPAQLARTYADVLNKALADKPADLVIGLHVCRGNFRSTWISEGGYEPVAEILFGEVNVDAFFLEYDTERAGGFEPLRFVKPGHQQVVLGLITTKNGELEDAEVVQARIAEAAKYVNLSQICLSPQCGFASTEEGNSLTEEQQWNKLKLVVDIANRVW, from the coding sequence ATGGCGAACACCTTATCCCCTTTCCGTGCCGATATCGTCGGCAGTTTCTTGCGTCCCGATGCCATCAAACAGGCGCGTCTTCAACATCAAGCGGGCGAGATTGATGATATCGCGCTGCGCAACATTGAAGATCGTGAAATCCTGCGAGTGGTAGAAAAGCAGCGCGAAGCGGGTTTGCAGATTGTGACTGATGGTGAGCTGCGTCGTGCCTGGTGGCATTTCGACTTTTTTGCTGATTTGCACGGCGTAGAGCGCTACGAAGCCGATCACGGTATTCAATTCAACGGTATTCAGACGAAATCTCATGCGATTCGCGTCGTAGATAAAGTGAGTTTCAACCCTCAGCATCCGATGCTCGATCATTTCCGCTACCTGAACAGCATTTCTGGCGATGCGGTCGCTAAAATGACGATTCCTAGCCCCAGCGTGATGCATTTCCGCGGCGGACGTAAAGCGATTGATGCGACGGTTTATCCCGATCTGGCCGACTACTTCGACGATCTGGCGCAAACCTGGCGCGATGCGATTCATGCATTTTATGACGCAGGTTGCCGCTTCCTGCAACTGGATGACACCGTGTGGGCCTACCTGTGTTCTGACGATCAAAAACGCCAGATCCGTGAACGTGGTGAAGATCCGGCACAGCTGGCGCGGACATACGCCGACGTGTTGAACAAAGCGCTGGCAGATAAGCCTGCGGATCTGGTGATCGGTTTACACGTCTGCCGCGGTAACTTCCGTTCGACCTGGATTTCTGAAGGCGGCTATGAGCCTGTGGCAGAAATTCTGTTTGGCGAAGTCAATGTCGATGCCTTCTTCCTGGAATACGATACCGAGAGAGCGGGTGGATTCGAGCCACTGCGCTTTGTGAAGCCGGGCCACCAGCAGGTCGTTCTGGGGCTGATTACCACGAAGAACGGTGAGCTGGAAGATGCTGAGGTGGTGCAGGCGCGTATCGCGGAAGCGGCAAAATATGTCAATCTCAGCCAGATTTGCCTGAGCCCGCAGTGTGGTTTTGCTTCAACGGAAGAGGGCAATAGCCTGACGGAAGAGCAGCAGTGGAATAAGCTGAAGCTTGTCGTAGATATTGCCAATCGCGTGTGGTGA
- a CDS encoding phosphate ABC transporter substrate-binding protein, which translates to MTSATRIAGAFLLLFSAFCAAQPRQMLAGNLSSAGSDTLANLMAFWAADFNQHYPNVNLQIQAAGSSSAPTSLASGAAQLGPMSRAMKASEIEAFVQHYGYPPLAVPVAMDALVVLVNQDNPLLGLNLSQLDAIFSITQRCGNHQPIKQWGDLGLQGSWEKRTLLRYGRNSASGTYGFFKQKALCRGDFLPQVNELPGSASVVQAVAASTDAIGYASVGFRTSGVRMLPLAAQGTDYIYPSTENIRSGLYPYTRYLYIYVNKAPSQPLEALTAAFLDRVLSETGQSLVNQDGYLPLPEETRRQARQLIGLPE; encoded by the coding sequence ATGACATCCGCCACTCGTATTGCGGGCGCTTTTTTACTGCTGTTCAGCGCGTTTTGCGCTGCGCAGCCTCGCCAGATGCTGGCAGGCAACCTCTCCAGCGCGGGATCGGATACGCTGGCTAACCTGATGGCCTTTTGGGCGGCGGATTTCAACCAGCATTACCCGAACGTGAATTTACAGATTCAGGCCGCCGGCTCATCCTCTGCGCCGACGTCTCTGGCATCGGGCGCCGCGCAGCTTGGGCCGATGAGCAGGGCGATGAAGGCCAGCGAAATAGAGGCGTTCGTCCAGCACTACGGCTATCCGCCGCTGGCGGTGCCTGTCGCGATGGATGCGCTGGTCGTGCTGGTCAATCAGGATAACCCACTGCTTGGGCTGAACTTGTCGCAGTTGGACGCTATTTTTTCGATTACGCAGCGCTGCGGTAACCACCAGCCGATAAAACAGTGGGGCGATCTTGGCCTGCAGGGCAGTTGGGAAAAACGCACGCTACTGCGCTATGGGCGGAATTCTGCGTCAGGAACCTATGGGTTCTTTAAGCAAAAGGCGCTATGCCGGGGTGACTTCCTTCCTCAAGTCAATGAACTACCCGGTTCGGCATCCGTTGTACAGGCGGTTGCTGCGTCAACTGATGCCATAGGCTATGCCAGCGTAGGCTTTCGTACCAGCGGCGTGAGAATGCTGCCGCTAGCCGCGCAAGGGACCGACTACATTTACCCCTCGACTGAAAATATCCGCAGCGGTTTATACCCCTACACCCGTTACCTTTACATCTATGTGAACAAAGCGCCCAGCCAACCATTGGAAGCGCTGACGGCGGCATTTTTAGATCGTGTGCTGTCCGAAACGGGGCAGTCGCTGGTGAATCAGGATGGTTATTTACCGTTGCCGGAAGAAACGCGTCGTCAGGCGCGTCAGCTGATTGGCCTGCCAGAGTAA
- the phoR gene encoding phosphate regulon sensor histidine kinase PhoR, whose translation MLERLSWKRLALELAFFCLPALLLGLIFGYLPWFLLVAVLGLLCWNFYNQLKLSYWLWVDRSMTPPPGRWSWEPLFYGLYQMQLRNRRRRRELALLIKRFRSGAESLPDAVVITTEEGTIFWCNHLAQHLLNFRWPEDNGQNILNLLRYPEFTNYMKGQDFSRPLTLQLNNSHHVEFRVMPYSEGQLLMVVRDITQMHQLEGARRNFFANVSHELRTPLTVLQGYLEMMQEETLDAALRGKALNTMQEQTRRMDGLVKQLLTLSRIEAATAIDLNEKVDIPLMLRVLQREAQTLSQGRHEIVFRVNENLRVFGNEEQLRSAVSNLVYNAINHTPAGTRIEVCWQKIPQGAQFQVSDNGPGIAAEHLPRLTERFYRVDKARSRQTGGSGLGLAIVKHALSHHDSRLEIMSEDGLGSRFVFTLPNRLIVPGSLAENTVKPSA comes from the coding sequence GTGCTAGAACGTTTATCCTGGAAAAGGCTGGCATTGGAGCTGGCTTTTTTTTGTTTGCCCGCGTTGTTACTGGGGCTGATTTTTGGCTATCTGCCCTGGTTTCTGCTGGTCGCCGTATTAGGCTTACTCTGCTGGAATTTTTATAACCAGCTGAAACTTTCTTATTGGCTGTGGGTTGACCGCAGCATGACGCCACCGCCCGGTCGTTGGAGCTGGGAGCCGCTGTTTTACGGGCTTTACCAGATGCAACTGCGTAACCGGCGCCGACGCCGTGAACTGGCGCTCCTGATCAAACGCTTTCGCAGCGGGGCTGAATCCTTGCCGGATGCGGTGGTGATCACCACCGAAGAAGGAACCATCTTCTGGTGTAACCATCTTGCGCAGCACTTGCTCAATTTCCGCTGGCCGGAGGATAACGGTCAGAATATCCTCAACTTACTACGTTACCCCGAATTCACGAATTACATGAAAGGGCAAGATTTTAGCCGTCCTCTCACGTTGCAGCTGAATAATTCCCACCATGTTGAATTCCGCGTGATGCCTTATTCCGAAGGGCAGCTATTGATGGTCGTGCGTGATATTACGCAGATGCACCAGCTCGAAGGCGCCAGACGTAACTTCTTTGCCAATGTGAGCCATGAACTGCGTACGCCGCTGACGGTGTTGCAGGGCTATCTGGAAATGATGCAGGAAGAAACGTTGGATGCGGCGCTGCGCGGAAAAGCGCTGAATACCATGCAGGAACAGACCCGGCGTATGGACGGGCTGGTCAAACAACTGCTGACCTTGTCCCGTATTGAAGCGGCGACGGCGATCGATTTGAATGAAAAAGTCGATATTCCATTGATGCTGCGTGTGTTGCAGCGTGAAGCGCAGACCCTGAGTCAGGGGCGCCATGAGATCGTCTTTCGTGTGAACGAAAATCTTCGCGTGTTTGGTAATGAAGAACAGCTGCGCAGCGCGGTATCCAATCTGGTGTATAACGCGATCAACCATACGCCAGCGGGAACGCGTATCGAAGTCTGCTGGCAGAAGATCCCGCAGGGGGCGCAATTTCAGGTCAGCGATAACGGGCCGGGCATTGCGGCCGAGCATTTGCCGCGCCTGACTGAGCGCTTTTATCGGGTCGATAAGGCGCGTTCACGACAGACGGGCGGCAGTGGCCTGGGGCTGGCGATCGTTAAGCATGCGCTCAGCCACCACGATTCCCGTCTGGAAATCATGAGTGAAGATGGTTTGGGCTCGCGTTTTGTCTTTACGTTGCCGAATCGGTTGATTGTCCCTGGCTCTCTGGCTGAAAATACGGTGAAACCTTCGGCCTGA
- the phoB gene encoding phosphate response regulator transcription factor PhoB — translation MAKRILVVEDEAPIREMVCFVLEQNGYQPVEAEDYDSAVTQLSEPFPELVLLDWMLPGGSGLQFIKHMKREALTRDIPVMMLTARGEEEDRVRGLEVGADDYITKPFSPKELVARIKAVMRRISPMAVEEVIEMRGLSLDPSSHRVTTEEHALDMGPTEFKLLHFFMTHPERVYSREQLLNHVWGTNVYVEDRTVDVHIRRLRKALETSGHDKMVQTVRGTGYRFSTRY, via the coding sequence ATGGCAAAACGCATATTAGTCGTGGAAGATGAAGCACCAATTCGTGAAATGGTCTGCTTTGTACTGGAACAAAATGGTTATCAGCCAGTTGAAGCCGAAGATTATGACAGTGCGGTCACGCAACTGTCGGAGCCGTTCCCAGAACTGGTGTTATTGGACTGGATGCTGCCAGGAGGTTCGGGCCTGCAATTCATCAAGCATATGAAGCGTGAGGCACTGACGCGTGATATTCCGGTGATGATGTTGACCGCACGCGGTGAAGAAGAAGACCGTGTACGCGGCCTTGAAGTGGGCGCGGATGATTACATTACCAAGCCGTTTTCACCCAAAGAATTAGTGGCGCGAATCAAAGCCGTGATGCGCCGTATTTCACCGATGGCGGTGGAAGAAGTCATTGAAATGCGTGGCCTGAGCCTTGATCCTTCTTCCCATCGCGTGACGACGGAAGAACATGCGCTGGATATGGGGCCGACGGAATTTAAACTGCTGCATTTCTTTATGACGCATCCTGAACGTGTTTATAGCCGGGAACAGTTGCTGAATCACGTTTGGGGCACTAACGTTTATGTTGAGGATCGTACTGTCGACGTCCATATTCGTCGACTGCGTAAAGCGCTGGAAACCAGCGGACATGATAAAATGGTGCAAACCGTTCGGGGAACGGGCTACCGTTTTTCAACGCGTTACTGA
- the sbcD gene encoding exonuclease subunit SbcD: protein MRIIHTADWHLGQYFYTKSRAAEHQAFLHWLIAQVEQHQVDAIIVAGDIFDNGSPPSYAREMYYSFVVELQRTGCQLIILGGNHDSVAMLNESRDLLACLNTRVIACASDDPAQQVLLLENRQQQPGALLCAIPFLRPRDVLTSKAGQSGDEKQLALQEAITAHYQQCYKLACQKRDELGLPLPIIATGHLTTIGATASESVRDIYIGTLDAFPAQAFPPADYIALGHIHRPQRVTQSEHIRYSGSPIPLSFDELNSEKSVCLVSFTPDASPPIPPQINTLPIPITQPMQLIKGSLSDIERQLSAFQHYQGDKPVWLDIEISTQDYLSDMQKRIQAMTENLPVEVLLLRRTREQRLQAMTRQDKETLNELSVYDVFERRLATETDMEEGRQQRVRTLFNQVIDELENSETAK from the coding sequence ATGCGCATTATCCACACCGCCGATTGGCATTTAGGACAATATTTTTATACCAAAAGCCGCGCGGCTGAACATCAGGCTTTTCTTCACTGGCTCATCGCTCAGGTGGAGCAGCATCAGGTCGATGCCATTATCGTCGCAGGCGATATTTTTGATAACGGTTCTCCCCCGAGCTATGCCCGGGAAATGTATTATAGCTTCGTAGTAGAACTACAGCGTACAGGCTGCCAGCTCATCATTCTCGGTGGAAACCATGATTCCGTCGCGATGTTAAATGAATCCCGTGATTTGCTGGCCTGCCTGAACACGCGCGTGATTGCCTGCGCCAGCGACGATCCCGCCCAACAGGTGCTCCTGCTGGAAAACCGCCAGCAGCAGCCCGGCGCCCTGCTCTGTGCCATTCCCTTTTTACGCCCGCGCGATGTATTGACCAGCAAAGCCGGACAGTCCGGTGATGAAAAACAGCTGGCGCTACAGGAAGCCATTACGGCGCACTACCAGCAGTGTTACAAACTGGCTTGCCAAAAGCGCGATGAACTCGGCCTGCCGCTGCCGATTATTGCCACCGGGCACCTGACGACAATTGGTGCCACCGCCTCCGAATCCGTGCGCGATATCTATATTGGTACGCTCGATGCGTTCCCTGCTCAGGCTTTTCCCCCTGCGGATTATATCGCGCTCGGCCATATTCATCGCCCGCAGCGCGTGACTCAAAGTGAGCATATCCGCTACAGCGGTTCGCCTATTCCGCTAAGTTTTGACGAACTCAACAGTGAGAAATCTGTTTGTCTGGTCAGTTTTACACCAGACGCGTCACCGCCAATTCCCCCGCAGATAAATACGCTGCCTATTCCCATCACCCAACCGATGCAGCTGATTAAAGGCAGTCTGAGTGACATTGAACGACAGCTGTCCGCGTTCCAGCACTATCAGGGTGACAAGCCCGTGTGGCTGGATATCGAAATCAGCACACAGGATTATCTCAGCGACATGCAGAAGCGCATTCAGGCGATGACCGAGAACCTGCCCGTTGAGGTGCTTCTGCTACGCCGCACGCGTGAGCAACGTTTACAGGCGATGACCCGGCAAGATAAAGAAACGCTGAACGAGCTCAGCGTGTATGACGTTTTTGAACGTCGTCTGGCAACGGAGACAGACATGGAAGAAGGCCGCCAGCAGCGGGTTCGCACCCTGTTTAATCAGGTTATTGATGAACTGGAAAATAGCGAGACTGCCAAATGA